Proteins from one Anastrepha obliqua isolate idAnaObli1 chromosome 2, idAnaObli1_1.0, whole genome shotgun sequence genomic window:
- the LOC129237861 gene encoding trypsin-3-like, giving the protein MFKLRCLLAITIAACALSWIQGVNAFSGLDLARIVGGSSARNIDVPYIVSLRFYNTHFCGGSIINERTVLTAAHCLRGLDFSNVRVHAGTKTRSTKEGVLVDVLAVHYDRRFNSDTMDYDIGLVRLASALTFSLRIQPIALPTEGELVLDGDVALVAGWGFTTPKGRAAYALQYARVPIVNQALCNQQLNGYVTDRMICAGYAKGGIDACQMDSGGPLVVDEKLVGIVSWGYGCAQPNKPGVYSRVAELITWVERTLADNYADSIPRDKK; this is encoded by the coding sequence atgtTTAAACTCCGATGCCTATTAGCAATAACAATCGCTGCTTGTGCTCTATCATGGATCCAGGGCGTAAACGCTTTTTCGGGCTTAGATCTTGCGCGCATAGTGGGTGGCTCATCGGCTCGGAACATTGATGTACCATATATCGTATCGCTGAGGTTTTATAATACACACTTTTGTGGCGGTTCAATCATCAACGAACGCACCGTACTTACGGCAGCTCATTGTCTGCGAGGCCTCGATTTTAGTAATGTGCGTGTGCATGCGGGCACAAAGACACGATCTACAAAAGAGGGTGTTTTGGTTGACGTTTTGGCTGTACATTACGATCGTCGCTTCAACAGCGATACCATGGACTATGATATTGGTCTGGTGCGTTTGGCTAGTGCACTGACTTTTAGCTTGCGCATACAGCCAattgctttgcccacagaaggCGAATTGGTTTTGGATGGTGACGTAGCTTTGGTGGCAGGATGGGGATTTACAACGCCTAAGGGACGTGCAGCCTACGCATTGCAATACGCTCGTGTGCCAATTGTCAATCAAGCTTTGTGTAATCAGCAGCTGAATGGTTATGTGACGGATCGAATGATTTGCGCTGGCTATGCTAAAGGTGGCATCGATGCATGTCAAATGGACTCAGGTGGTCCGCTTGTGGTGGACGAGAAACTCGTGGGTATTGTGTCGTGGGGATATGGATGTGCGCAGCCAAATAAGCCTGGCGTTTACTCGCGCGTCGCAGAGTTGATAACCTGGGTAGAGAGAACATTGGCAGATAATTATGCGGATAGCATTCCAAGGGACAAGAAATAA